The proteins below are encoded in one region of Cytobacillus sp. IB215665:
- the cbiB gene encoding adenosylcobinamide-phosphate synthase CbiB: MEHIFAIIIALGLDFVIGDPKWLPHPVRGFGWMIKKCDNALNEGRFRKSKGVITVIVVCGFATVISAAVIFYLYSLHWAIGMLVEALFIFTTIATKSLKEAAIEVKLPLVDQNLDLAREKLSWIVGRDTIQLDESEIVRGVVETVAENTSDGITAPLFFAILGGGPLAVMYRAANTCDSMLGYKNETYREFGWAAAKFDDLLNFVPSRISGVLMIVANVALTKQSLKKCMKLLFRDASKHPSPNSGWLEAAMASILSVQLGGINYYKGVASNRATIGEPIVALTVKHIDMANQVMIRTVIACTIFYVLGGMFIESTNTWR; encoded by the coding sequence ATAGAGCATATCTTTGCAATTATTATTGCGCTCGGTTTAGATTTTGTAATAGGAGATCCAAAATGGCTTCCCCATCCAGTTAGAGGTTTTGGCTGGATGATTAAGAAGTGTGATAATGCGTTAAATGAAGGTAGGTTCAGAAAAAGCAAAGGGGTAATAACAGTCATAGTAGTTTGTGGTTTTGCAACAGTCATTTCTGCGGCAGTTATATTTTACCTATATTCATTACATTGGGCCATTGGCATGCTTGTTGAGGCACTGTTTATCTTTACAACAATCGCAACGAAAAGTTTAAAGGAAGCCGCCATTGAAGTTAAGCTACCTTTAGTTGATCAAAATCTAGATTTAGCTCGAGAGAAATTAAGCTGGATTGTTGGAAGAGATACGATACAGCTTGATGAATCAGAAATTGTTCGTGGGGTCGTTGAGACTGTAGCCGAAAATACGAGCGATGGTATTACAGCCCCTTTATTTTTCGCAATACTTGGAGGTGGCCCTTTAGCTGTAATGTATCGAGCAGCAAATACGTGCGACTCAATGCTTGGCTATAAAAATGAAACATACCGAGAATTTGGTTGGGCGGCGGCGAAATTTGATGATTTATTAAATTTTGTTCCTAGTCGAATATCTGGAGTATTAATGATTGTTGCAAATGTTGCATTGACAAAGCAGTCATTAAAGAAATGTATGAAACTCTTATTTCGTGATGCTAGCAAACATCCCAGTCCTAACAGTGGGTGGCTAGAAGCGGCGATGGCTTCGATATTAAGTGTTCAGTTAGGAGGGATTAACTATTATAAGGGCGTTGCATCCAATAGAGCGACAATTGGTGAACCCATCGTTGCACTAACTGTAAAGCATATAGATATGGCAAATCAAGTGATGATCAGAACGGTTATAGCGTGTACTATTTTCTATGTTCTAGGAGGGATGTTCATTGAAAGTACCAACACATGGCGCTAA
- the cobD gene encoding threonine-phosphate decarboxylase CobD → MKVPTHGANPKKLYEAYNIAPPKRIIDFSVNTNPLGAPITLKDEFNKSFHFVTEYPDIESSKLYSAISHRENIPTSKLFVGNGGSQCIYLLSQLFAGKKVGLLEPTFSEYRTACTAYSCQIESILLNESNNWQPQINRLKVLIREVDVMFLCNPNNPTGTVIDEAILLDIIDYAKIHHTTVIFDEAFYDFCETSISMVKYIQEYNHVIILRSLTKMYHLAGVRLGYVVACESIIERLKTLQPPWSVNGIAQHLGVLCISDKAHVAKTKQLVDEERRRVFQQLTQLHYYVSPSTVNYYLLKDPVYNNQQDLISYLLMNGIVPRHTYNFSGLDGKYIRLAIRTIEENNYLFEVLMRWKNK, encoded by the coding sequence TTGAAAGTACCAACACATGGCGCTAATCCTAAAAAACTGTACGAGGCATATAATATCGCACCTCCAAAAAGGATAATAGATTTTAGTGTTAACACTAATCCTTTAGGAGCTCCTATCACCTTAAAAGACGAATTTAACAAGAGCTTCCACTTTGTCACTGAATACCCAGACATTGAGTCTAGTAAACTATATTCGGCTATTTCTCACAGGGAGAATATTCCAACTTCAAAACTATTTGTTGGGAATGGTGGATCCCAATGTATTTATTTATTATCCCAACTGTTTGCTGGGAAGAAGGTAGGGTTACTAGAGCCAACTTTTTCAGAATATCGAACTGCTTGTACCGCTTATTCATGCCAAATTGAATCGATTCTATTAAATGAATCTAATAACTGGCAACCTCAAATTAATCGTCTTAAAGTCCTCATTAGAGAAGTTGATGTGATGTTTCTTTGCAATCCGAATAATCCTACTGGGACTGTAATAGATGAGGCTATACTACTCGACATTATTGATTATGCAAAGATACATCATACAACAGTCATTTTCGATGAGGCGTTTTACGATTTTTGTGAAACTTCAATATCAATGGTCAAGTATATACAAGAATACAATCATGTTATTATTTTACGCTCACTCACTAAAATGTACCATTTAGCGGGGGTCCGCTTAGGTTATGTGGTTGCATGTGAAAGTATAATAGAACGTTTAAAGACGCTACAGCCACCATGGAGTGTAAACGGAATCGCTCAACATTTAGGTGTGTTATGCATAAGTGATAAAGCTCATGTTGCTAAGACAAAACAATTGGTTGATGAAGAGAGAAGGAGAGTATTCCAACAACTTACACAGCTTCATTATTATGTTTCTCCTTCCACTGTAAATTATTATTTACTGAAAGACCCCGTATATAATAATCAGCAAGATTTGATAAGCTATTTATTGATGAATGGGATTGTACCTAGACACACGTACAACTTTTCAGGGCTTGATGGTAAGTATATAAGATTAGCTATTCGGACAATAGAAGAGAACAATTATCTGTTCGAAGTTTTAATGAGGTGGAAGAACAAATGA
- a CDS encoding bifunctional adenosylcobinamide kinase/adenosylcobinamide-phosphate guanylyltransferase → MMVFVSGGVRSGKSSFAEQVVEKLANNSEQVHYIATSKAVDAEMLERISRHKQDRKALKRDWILWEQPYNINNLISNFSSSNLILIDCLTILVANELFREGCNWTSKEYGKKLIQELLSTFYMLNEKCKHIVIVSNELFSSGIASDKGSYMYMYVLGNLHQAIVQACDEAYFVQFGIPQLMKSKNEMRELR, encoded by the coding sequence ATGATGGTATTTGTCTCTGGGGGTGTGAGAAGTGGTAAAAGCAGTTTTGCTGAACAAGTAGTTGAAAAATTAGCTAATAACTCAGAACAAGTTCATTATATTGCTACGTCAAAAGCTGTGGATGCAGAAATGCTTGAACGAATTAGCAGGCATAAACAAGATCGTAAAGCTTTGAAGCGGGACTGGATACTTTGGGAACAACCATACAATATAAATAACCTTATTTCTAACTTTTCAAGTAGCAATCTTATTTTAATTGACTGTCTGACGATTTTAGTAGCAAATGAATTGTTTAGAGAAGGGTGTAATTGGACGAGTAAAGAATATGGTAAGAAATTAATACAAGAGCTTTTAAGCACGTTCTATATGTTAAATGAAAAATGCAAACATATTGTCATTGTATCCAATGAATTGTTTTCAAGTGGGATAGCTTCAGATAAGGGGTCCTATATGTATATGTATGTGCTTGGTAATCTTCATCAAGCAATCGTTCAAGCATGTGACGAAGCTTATTTTGTTCAATTTGGCATTCCTCAATTAATGAAGAGTAAAAACGAGATGAGGGAATTACGTTGA
- the cobS gene encoding adenosylcobinamide-GDP ribazoletransferase, translating into MRIINGFLLAIQFFTTIPFKKNIQWDSKSGRWCVRFIPLIGLILGILLASIHTLFLNYFSISNAVMALFLMFFSVLFSGGLHVDGWMDCSDAFFSYKDTDRRLEIMSDARVGAFAVISLLFLFGFRYLFIFESMGSSIITIALLVIPILSRTFMVYLLVTTPLAKHEGMAAAFKKHLTSAEKKYVYATVILVLLLLYFFTHLTAMLFTVILMIASFFLLFTGRAFIVKHFGGMTGDTLGAFVEGTETVLWFICWLYASYYIL; encoded by the coding sequence TTGAGAATCATCAATGGCTTTTTATTAGCAATTCAATTTTTTACGACTATTCCTTTTAAAAAAAACATTCAATGGGATTCAAAAAGTGGAAGATGGTGTGTCCGATTTATTCCTCTTATTGGTCTTATTTTAGGTATTTTACTAGCTAGTATACATACGTTATTCCTTAATTACTTTTCGATATCAAACGCGGTGATGGCTTTATTTCTTATGTTTTTCTCAGTTTTATTTTCTGGTGGACTACATGTTGATGGGTGGATGGATTGTAGTGATGCATTTTTTTCTTATAAAGATACGGATCGTAGACTAGAGATCATGAGTGATGCTAGAGTTGGTGCTTTTGCTGTGATCTCATTGTTATTCTTATTTGGCTTTCGTTATTTATTCATCTTTGAATCTATGGGTTCCTCTATTATAACTATCGCTTTACTAGTTATACCCATTTTATCTAGAACGTTTATGGTATATTTGCTAGTCACAACACCACTTGCAAAACACGAAGGAATGGCGGCTGCATTTAAAAAACATCTAACCTCAGCTGAAAAGAAATACGTTTATGCAACTGTTATCTTAGTTTTATTACTGCTATACTTCTTCACTCATTTAACCGCTATGCTATTTACAGTAATATTAATGATCGCATCTTTCTTTCTTTTATTTACAGGAAGAGCTTTTATTGTGAAGCATTTTGGGGGCATGACAGGAGATACGTTAGGTGCTTTTGTTGAAGGAACAGAAACGGTGTTATGGTTCATTTGTTGGCTTTATGCTTCTTACTACATATTATAA
- a CDS encoding bifunctional adenosylcobinamide kinase/adenosylcobinamide-phosphate guanylyltransferase yields MHFVCGGAFQGKRKWVVETYQLLTKESCCWICGYNDETSEIKEGFSIVVIEGIEALIKKSIDHCVDHQLRSLWQEKITQWLNWENESEENLVILIGTDITQGLVPIEKTERLLRDIVGWCYQDIVQQSIRVDRIWCGISERIK; encoded by the coding sequence ATGCATTTTGTATGTGGAGGTGCCTTCCAAGGAAAGCGGAAGTGGGTAGTGGAAACATATCAGTTACTAACTAAGGAAAGCTGTTGCTGGATATGTGGATATAATGATGAGACAAGTGAAATAAAAGAAGGTTTTTCGATCGTAGTTATCGAAGGAATAGAAGCGTTAATAAAAAAGTCCATTGATCATTGTGTAGATCATCAGTTACGTAGTTTGTGGCAGGAGAAAATAACTCAATGGTTAAATTGGGAGAATGAGTCTGAAGAAAATCTAGTTATCCTTATCGGTACAGATATTACTCAAGGTCTTGTGCCAATTGAAAAAACAGAACGTCTATTGCGAGATATTGTAGGTTGGTGTTATCAAGACATTGTGCAACAATCTATTAGAGTTGATAGAATTTGGTGTGGTATAAGTGAAAGAATAAAATAA
- a CDS encoding cob(I)yrinic acid a,c-diamide adenosyltransferase, with amino-acid sequence MKLYTRSGDKGQTSIIGGRVDKDHVRVDAYGTVDELNSFVGQAMTLLKEETFADIYSELEKIQHELFDCGGDLAVINNKRAYKVQYDIVEFLESRIDEYIKEAPALERFILPGGSAPSAAIHIARTVARRAERKIVTLQKQDEINDNVLKYINRLSDYFFAIARVINARDGVKDVEYERSAIVFKDRKIRDVKKEDK; translated from the coding sequence TTGAAGCTATATACACGATCAGGTGATAAAGGACAAACAAGTATAATTGGTGGTAGAGTAGATAAAGACCATGTTAGAGTAGATGCATACGGAACAGTAGATGAGTTGAATTCCTTTGTTGGACAAGCTATGACGTTACTTAAGGAAGAAACATTTGCTGATATATATAGTGAATTAGAGAAAATTCAGCACGAACTGTTTGATTGTGGTGGAGATCTAGCTGTAATTAACAATAAGCGGGCTTATAAGGTACAGTATGACATCGTTGAATTTTTGGAGAGTAGAATTGATGAATATATTAAGGAAGCGCCTGCACTAGAAAGGTTCATATTACCAGGAGGATCAGCACCCTCAGCAGCCATACATATTGCTAGAACGGTCGCACGTAGAGCTGAACGAAAAATTGTGACGTTACAAAAGCAAGATGAAATAAATGATAATGTTCTAAAATATATTAATCGACTCTCTGATTACTTTTTTGCAATTGCACGTGTAATTAATGCTCGCGACGGAGTGAAAGATGTAGAGTATGAACGAAGCGCGATTGTTTTCAAAGATAGAAAGATAAGGGATGTAAAGAAAGAAGATAAATAG
- the sigX gene encoding RNA polymerase sigma factor SigX: MNTVFQNFYEKYHQDIFQFLFYMVRNKEQAEDLVQEVYIKVLKSSDQFEGNSSEKTWLFSIARHVAIDYFRKQKGWKQKIIDSFDWHKQPVRDQTPLPEEIAVQNEEIQLMYKCLDKCTVDQRLVIVMRYLQSLSISETAEALNWTESKVKTTQHRALKVLKRYMLEYADKEGNIHEKITVE, encoded by the coding sequence ATGAACACCGTTTTCCAGAACTTCTATGAGAAATATCATCAAGATATTTTTCAATTTTTGTTTTATATGGTGCGCAACAAGGAGCAAGCTGAAGACCTTGTTCAAGAGGTTTATATAAAAGTGTTAAAGTCATCTGACCAGTTTGAAGGAAACAGTAGTGAAAAAACTTGGTTGTTTTCAATTGCAAGACATGTTGCGATCGATTACTTTCGTAAACAAAAGGGCTGGAAGCAAAAGATTATAGACTCTTTTGATTGGCATAAACAACCAGTAAGAGATCAAACCCCTCTTCCGGAAGAAATTGCAGTTCAAAATGAAGAGATTCAGCTGATGTATAAGTGTCTTGACAAGTGTACTGTCGATCAGCGACTTGTTATTGTCATGAGATACTTGCAATCGTTATCTATTTCCGAAACCGCAGAGGCGTTAAATTGGACAGAGAGTAAAGTGAAAACAACTCAACATCGTGCGCTAAAAGTGTTAAAACGTTATATGTTGGAGTATGCAGATAAGGAGGGTAACATACATGAAAAAATCACAGTTGAATGA
- a CDS encoding GerMN domain-containing protein: protein MKKSQLNEERIEEILRKMPSIKDERDPLSIYNQVSSSVNKKRKVMWILPSFATAAAIIIVFILLQPLMNDFNNQATNESSNKSSATELTQDATNGDLQDVVSEATESVEVKSEEEKSDRSVANETSIISPKVENNRFVVTEEQLNDKTLVTFAIPDKDMQNVIPISYLRENTNQSSIELMESMKSQLPIEEWGLSDFILNDYSIIEVNDDNEVGKSIIVDIPQLDQVQEKGTTEETILSKSVSETFRWMGIQSVKFMSEGQDVEFGHTDIGAVSEIKQVSKKAYLLYQAGEQYPTFLTPTEESFSSLKEAFINMTVVNKQYNLKPSIPEGVEIVAVESSGDGTHVNIQFSQTTALSDSEQYRIMIDAIMLTAREFDIQTVSFTGANISSIGNVELLARNRVPVAPNLMDLDD from the coding sequence ATGAAAAAATCACAGTTGAATGAAGAACGGATTGAAGAAATACTTAGGAAAATGCCTTCAATTAAGGACGAACGTGATCCGTTATCCATATATAACCAAGTATCCTCATCTGTAAATAAAAAAAGGAAGGTAATGTGGATTTTACCTAGCTTTGCAACAGCCGCTGCTATAATTATTGTTTTTATACTTCTGCAACCTTTAATGAATGACTTTAATAACCAGGCTACCAATGAGAGCTCTAATAAATCTTCAGCTACTGAACTAACACAAGATGCTACTAATGGAGATCTTCAAGATGTCGTGTCTGAGGCAACCGAATCAGTAGAAGTAAAAAGTGAAGAAGAGAAAAGTGACAGGTCGGTAGCGAATGAAACGAGTATCATTTCGCCGAAGGTTGAAAATAATCGTTTTGTAGTGACTGAAGAGCAATTAAATGATAAAACACTCGTTACCTTTGCCATTCCTGATAAGGATATGCAAAATGTTATTCCAATTAGTTATTTAAGGGAAAATACGAATCAATCAAGTATTGAATTAATGGAAAGTATGAAGTCACAATTACCAATTGAAGAGTGGGGGTTATCAGACTTTATTCTTAACGACTACTCTATAATTGAAGTGAATGATGATAACGAAGTAGGGAAATCAATTATTGTCGATATTCCACAACTAGATCAAGTACAAGAAAAGGGTACGACTGAAGAAACTATATTAAGCAAAAGTGTCTCTGAAACATTTAGATGGATGGGTATCCAATCCGTCAAATTCATGTCAGAAGGGCAAGATGTAGAATTTGGTCATACTGATATAGGAGCTGTCAGCGAGATCAAGCAGGTGAGCAAGAAAGCATATCTTCTTTATCAAGCAGGTGAACAATACCCAACATTTTTAACTCCTACTGAAGAATCGTTTAGTAGCTTGAAAGAAGCATTTATAAATATGACTGTAGTGAATAAGCAATATAATCTTAAACCTTCTATACCTGAAGGTGTAGAAATAGTAGCTGTTGAGTCTAGTGGTGATGGAACTCATGTTAATATTCAATTTTCACAAACAACGGCACTAAGTGACTCCGAGCAGTACAGAATAATGATTGATGCAATCATGTTAACTGCACGTGAATTTGATATTCAAACTGTTTCATTTACTGGAGCAAATATTTCTTCAATAGGTAATGTAGAATTGTTAGCAAGAAATCGAGTACCTGTGGCACCTAACTTAATGGATTTAGACGATTGA
- a CDS encoding peptidoglycan DD-metalloendopeptidase family protein codes for MLDFFRRLFVVLMIAFCIGLLFVGGRIAKAEGLSIEELTKNWVWPAEGELTDNFNSRKGRHKGLDISGQIGSPIMAAASGTVLKSYYSNTYGNVVFIKHNNGIETVYAHMQNRYVVEGEEVKTGQQIGELGSTGRSTGPHLHFEIHVGEWNYAKTNAIDPLSVLKSPQQQNKRLSNEAIASNYKRLITEMEFSNEIIEWQTIDVENGELSSEIIIGNQQPNYEDVAEPDEKITVKVEENDSLWKIALEHEVAINSIKQWNNLQSDIIHVGQEIVLYPNSEEVYIVKDGDSLPAIAAKLNVTVDEIKKSNKLTKDVIYPSQVLVVSGR; via the coding sequence ATGTTAGATTTTTTTAGACGCTTATTCGTTGTCTTAATGATAGCTTTCTGTATAGGGTTATTATTTGTAGGAGGGAGAATTGCAAAAGCTGAAGGGTTGTCAATAGAAGAGCTAACAAAAAATTGGGTTTGGCCTGCTGAAGGTGAGCTAACAGATAATTTTAATTCTCGAAAAGGGAGACATAAAGGTTTAGATATATCTGGCCAAATTGGGAGTCCAATTATGGCTGCTGCTAGTGGTACTGTTCTGAAATCATATTATTCTAATACATATGGAAATGTTGTATTTATCAAACATAATAACGGTATTGAGACCGTTTATGCACATATGCAAAATCGTTATGTTGTTGAAGGAGAAGAAGTGAAAACTGGGCAACAGATAGGCGAGCTTGGAAGCACAGGTCGTTCAACAGGCCCACATTTACATTTTGAAATACACGTCGGAGAATGGAATTATGCAAAAACAAATGCAATTGACCCCTTATCTGTATTAAAATCTCCTCAACAACAAAATAAAAGGCTGTCTAATGAAGCGATAGCTAGTAATTATAAGCGGTTAATAACCGAAATGGAATTCAGTAATGAAATCATTGAATGGCAAACAATTGATGTTGAAAATGGTGAGCTGTCTTCAGAGATAATCATTGGAAACCAGCAACCAAATTATGAAGATGTGGCTGAACCGGATGAAAAAATTACTGTGAAAGTTGAAGAAAATGATTCTCTTTGGAAAATTGCTTTAGAACATGAAGTTGCGATTAATTCTATTAAACAATGGAATAATTTGCAATCGGATATCATTCATGTTGGCCAAGAGATAGTACTATATCCTAATAGCGAAGAAGTGTATATTGTAAAAGATGGAGATTCGTTACCAGCAATTGCTGCTAAGTTAAATGTGACAGTTGACGAAATTAAGAAGTCAAATAAACTTACGAAGGATGTCATTTACCCATCCCAAGTGTTAGTCGTATCAGGAAGATAA
- a CDS encoding histidinol-phosphatase, giving the protein MLTDYHNHLEKGTLTIDYLKQFTDEAAKKKIEHFGISEHAYHFYQTKDILSNPWVDERRYYDMDDYVQLFHNAWNDGIDVKMSIEMDYTPNKHKEMEAFIQSYDFDYVIGSIHWVGNFGIDLAEYRKEWDRRDLYDTYRKYYDQVVTLAQSNLFDIVGHLDLVKIFKYVPTDEEFLLEQYDRATSALANSKTCVEISTAGLRKPVGELYPDPRLLTMCFDKKIPIVLSSDAHVPEDVGRDFDRAIKLARDVGYKTLTTFQKGQRKEVTLGD; this is encoded by the coding sequence ATGCTTACAGATTATCATAATCATTTAGAAAAAGGTACACTAACCATCGATTATTTAAAGCAATTTACGGATGAAGCAGCTAAGAAAAAGATTGAACATTTTGGTATTTCAGAGCACGCTTATCACTTCTATCAAACAAAAGATATTTTGAGTAATCCTTGGGTTGATGAGCGCCGTTATTATGATATGGATGATTATGTTCAGCTATTTCATAATGCTTGGAATGACGGGATTGATGTGAAAATGTCTATTGAAATGGATTATACTCCTAACAAGCATAAAGAAATGGAAGCTTTTATACAAAGCTATGATTTTGACTACGTAATTGGTTCGATTCATTGGGTCGGTAATTTCGGTATTGATTTAGCTGAATATCGCAAAGAATGGGACAGAAGAGATTTATATGATACGTACCGAAAATACTATGATCAAGTTGTAACGTTAGCACAGTCAAATTTATTTGATATCGTCGGTCATCTAGACTTAGTAAAAATTTTCAAATATGTACCTACTGATGAAGAGTTTCTACTTGAACAATATGATCGTGCTACATCGGCATTAGCTAATTCAAAAACATGTGTGGAAATTAGCACAGCTGGGCTTCGTAAGCCTGTTGGGGAATTATATCCTGACCCACGCTTATTAACTATGTGTTTTGATAAAAAAATTCCAATTGTACTTTCATCGGACGCTCATGTACCTGAAGATGTTGGGCGAGATTTTGATCGGGCTATCAAATTAGCAAGAGATGTTGGATATAAAACACTTACAACCTTTCAAAAAGGTCAACGAAAAGAAGTAACACTAGGAGACTAA
- the serA gene encoding phosphoglycerate dehydrogenase, with product MYRILVSDKMSEEGLAPLLQSNDVEIVQKKVSEVENELHEFDGLLVRSGTQVTNDLLAKMDNLKIVARAGVGVDNIDIDAATKHGVVVINAPDGNTISTAEHTFAMMASLMRHIPQANATVKSGEWNRSSYVGTELYGKNLGIVGLGRIGSELAKRSKAFGMTVQVFDPFLTKARAEKIGVKSSSLDELLRTADIITVHTPLTKETKGLLNAENLSKTKKGVYLINCARGGIINENDLVQFINNGHVAGAALDVYEVEPPTNPQLIQLEQVLTTPHLGASTKEAQLNVAAQVAKEVVQYLQGQPVSSSINLPTLSKDVFDKIKPFYELAKKMGTILSQCMHEPVKEISVAYSGSVADLETDFITKSLLSGFFKPRVDSTVNEVNASMIAKERSITVGEKLISDTNGYSNSITVTVHGEDKSFEIKGTNIKDYGPRIVSLNRFVIDFHPVGNLVYIQHTDKPGVIGRVGKILGDLEINIATMQVGRKEVGGEAIMMLSFDKPLDEEMIATLATLDDIVSIRKIDL from the coding sequence ATGTATCGCATTCTTGTTTCTGACAAAATGAGTGAAGAAGGATTAGCCCCATTATTGCAGTCAAATGATGTGGAGATTGTTCAAAAGAAGGTTAGTGAAGTTGAAAATGAATTACATGAATTTGATGGATTGTTAGTTCGAAGTGGTACACAAGTTACCAATGACCTATTAGCAAAAATGGACAACTTAAAAATCGTTGCCCGTGCAGGTGTTGGAGTAGACAATATAGATATCGATGCTGCAACAAAACATGGTGTCGTTGTCATTAATGCTCCAGATGGTAATACTATTTCTACGGCTGAGCATACATTTGCTATGATGGCATCATTAATGAGACATATCCCTCAAGCAAATGCAACAGTTAAATCTGGGGAGTGGAATCGATCCTCTTATGTTGGAACAGAATTGTATGGTAAAAATCTAGGAATCGTAGGGTTAGGTCGCATTGGGAGCGAGCTCGCTAAACGATCGAAAGCTTTTGGCATGACAGTCCAAGTATTTGATCCGTTTTTAACGAAGGCACGTGCCGAAAAAATCGGCGTTAAATCATCTTCTCTCGACGAATTATTACGAACAGCTGATATTATAACAGTGCATACTCCTCTAACAAAGGAAACGAAAGGTCTTCTTAATGCAGAAAATTTGTCTAAAACAAAGAAAGGTGTGTACCTTATTAATTGTGCGAGAGGCGGAATCATTAATGAAAACGACCTAGTACAATTTATAAATAATGGCCATGTAGCCGGTGCTGCACTTGATGTTTATGAGGTTGAACCACCTACCAACCCTCAACTAATACAACTAGAGCAAGTATTAACAACTCCACACTTAGGTGCATCAACAAAAGAGGCACAATTGAACGTAGCAGCTCAAGTTGCAAAAGAAGTTGTTCAATATTTACAAGGACAACCTGTATCATCTTCTATTAATCTACCAACACTATCAAAAGACGTATTTGACAAAATAAAACCTTTTTATGAATTGGCGAAAAAAATGGGAACAATTTTATCGCAATGTATGCATGAGCCTGTAAAGGAAATTTCAGTTGCCTATTCAGGTAGTGTTGCAGACTTAGAAACAGATTTTATTACTAAAAGTTTATTATCTGGATTTTTTAAACCAAGAGTTGATTCCACTGTGAACGAAGTAAATGCTTCAATGATTGCTAAAGAACGGAGTATTACTGTTGGTGAAAAGCTGATTTCTGATACAAATGGTTACTCAAATAGTATAACTGTAACCGTTCATGGTGAAGACAAGTCATTTGAAATTAAAGGTACGAATATTAAAGATTACGGTCCAAGGATCGTTAGCTTAAATCGTTTTGTAATCGATTTTCATCCTGTTGGAAATCTAGTATATATACAACATACAGACAAACCAGGTGTCATTGGTAGAGTTGGTAAAATATTAGGTGACCTTGAAATCAATATCGCAACTATGCAAGTTGGTAGAAAAGAGGTTGGTGGAGAAGCGATAATGATGCTATCATTTGATAAACCACTTGATGAAGAAATGATAGCTACACTAGCCACTCTTGATGATATCGTTTCTATAAGAAAAATAGATCTGTAA
- a CDS encoding ECF transporter S component, producing the protein MERQNNVRKLVTVGVLSSISFILMMLDFPLPGIPPYLKIDFSEVPALIAAIVFGPAAGITVEAIKNILHYFFMSSAVGVPVGQAANFIAGLLFILPVSYIYRKYNSKTGLTFGLIVGTIVMTLMMAVLNMFIILPAYTMFLGYPAMSNLETMKLIAVAFMPFNLIKGGVITIVFLLLFTRMRTWLEQQQRALHNA; encoded by the coding sequence ATGGAAAGACAGAACAACGTTAGAAAATTAGTTACAGTAGGGGTGTTAAGCAGTATTTCATTTATTTTAATGATGCTTGATTTCCCATTGCCGGGAATACCACCGTATTTGAAAATTGATTTTAGTGAAGTGCCAGCATTAATTGCTGCCATCGTTTTTGGGCCAGCCGCAGGAATTACTGTTGAGGCAATTAAAAATATTTTACATTATTTCTTTATGAGTAGTGCAGTAGGTGTACCTGTAGGGCAAGCAGCTAATTTTATCGCGGGATTATTGTTCATTTTACCCGTTTCATATATATACCGAAAATATAACTCAAAAACTGGTTTAACATTTGGATTAATTGTAGGAACGATTGTAATGACGTTAATGATGGCGGTTTTAAATATGTTTATTATTTTACCAGCATATACGATGTTTTTAGGTTACCCTGCTATGTCCAATTTAGAAACAATGAAATTAATTGCTGTCGCATTCATGCCGTTTAACTTGATCAAAGGAGGAGTTATAACGATCGTATTTTTACTTCTTTTCACAAGGATGCGTACTTGGTTAGAACAACAGCAAAGAGCATTGCATAATGCATAA
- a CDS encoding ferredoxin, whose amino-acid sequence MAKYTIVDKETCIACGACGAAAPDIYDYDDEGIAFVTLDDNQGIVEIPDVLLDDMMDALEGCPTDSIKVADEAFDGDALKFE is encoded by the coding sequence ATGGCAAAGTACACAATTGTTGACAAAGAAACATGTATCGCATGTGGTGCATGCGGAGCAGCTGCACCTGATATTTATGATTATGATGATGAAGGTATTGCATTCGTAACATTAGACGATAATCAAGGAATTGTTGAAATTCCTGATGTTCTATTAGATGATATGATGGATGCACTTGAAGGATGCCCTACAGATTCAATCAAAGTTGCAGACGAAGCATTTGACGGCGATGCATTAAAATTTGAATAA